Part of the Natrarchaeobius halalkaliphilus genome is shown below.
GTGTAGCGTTCCTTGCCGATCGATGCGTCCCTGGCAGTCGATGTACTCCAGACGAGCGGTGCATCGCTTCGTCGATGGAATCTCTCGAGCGCAGCAGCCATGAGGGGCGCGGTCGTCGTGACAGTATGGACACCCCTGCCGTCATCGCTCATCGCGGCTACGCCGGCGTGGCACCGGAGAACACGATCGGTGCTGCCGTCCGTGCGGCCGAGCGGTCCGAGACGTCGATGATCGAGATCGACGTCCAGCCGGCCGAGTGCGGGACGCCGGTCGTCATCCACGACGAGCGCCTCGAGGGGGCGCGGGACGGGCGGCCGTTGACGGACGCGACAGGGCTCGTTCGGGACGCGTCGCGTTCGAAACTCGCGGAGACGCGAGTACTCGGAACGCGAGAGTCGGTGCCGACGCTCGCGTCGCTTCTCGAGGCGGTTCCGGCGACGGTCGGCCTCAACGTCGAACTGAAGAACCCGGGAACGGCTTCGCTTCGCTTTTCCGAGTCGCTCCCTCAGGACGAGCGAGACGGGAGACGCGAGTGCTGGCGACCGTTCGTCGAGCGGGTCGTCTCCGACTGCCACGGCTTCGGCGGCGAGGTTCTCTTCTCGTCGTTCTGTGAAGGTGCGATCGCGGCCGTTCGAGACGTCGATCCAAAGTACGCCGTTGCGCCGCTCATCTGGGACGATCTCGAGGCCGGTCTCGAGATCGCTCGACGCTACGACTGCGAGGCGATTCATCCGCCCCGAAACGCGATCACTGGATCGGCCCTGGCGACCACGAAGTACGCCGGTTTTCCGCCGGACGAGCCGGCAATCGACGTTCTCGAGATCGCCCACGACGAAGGGCGGGCGGTCAACGTCTGGACGATCGAAACCTGGCACGGGTTCGCCGACCTCGCGGCCGCCGGCGTCGACGGCATCATCGCGGACTATCCCGGTCTCGGGACGTTCTCGCGGGATGATCGTGATTCCTGAGAAGTCGTCGGTATCCATGAGAAGTCGCGATCAGACGGCGGTGGTCGGCTACTCCACCGCGTTCGAATCCACGTCATTCTCGGAGTGCGATTCACACTCGACGTCAGACGTACTCGAGGCGGTGAACCCGAGCTTCGATCTGAGTGCCGGGCTCACCTTCCCCTGTAGATCGAGTTTCGAGTTCGGTCGAGACACCCTCGCACCGACGACCAGCGCGCACGCCTGGCCCACGAGCGAAGCCGTTGCGAGTGCCGGATCGCTTCGGTGTGGATCCAACGACTCGAGGAGCCCACCGAGGACGTTCAGCGACCCGCCGACGAAGAGTAGGCCCACCATTCCGAAGACGACGAGCGACGTCCAGCCGAGTTGCCCCCTCTCGACTCCGAGCCACTCGAGACCGCCGTAGAACGCGAGCCAGACGGCGGTGACGCCACACCCGAGCAGGTACAGGGAGGCAGCGAACGATGGGAGTTCGACGATCAGAGCGAGTGCGTACGCGGTCGGAAGGAATCCGACCGGGAGATAACACACCGACAGCCAAGCGAAGTCACTACCACCCGTCGGATCGGCACGGATCCGTCGGTAGCCGTCGCGCTCGAGCCAAATCGTTCCGACCGTCGCCGCGGCGAGGACGCAGAGCCAGAGTCCCTCCTCGGGGATGCCAACGTCGGAAACCGGCGTCCAGTCCGTTGCCCTCCCGAGGGCGACCGCGTTCGCGCTGAACCAGGTGAGTCCGACGAAGACACCGACCGCTGTCCCGACTTCGGCGAGCATCGATGCTACCGTCGTTCGAAGCGTTCGAAGCGTCTTCGTCACGGCCAGAACTCTCGTATTACTATCACACAGCAGTCATGGAAACAAATAGGTGTCGGATGCGCCGATCTCCCGTCTCGTGTTTCCTGTCCCGTGTTCCTCGTCCAGCGATCACACGTCTGGCGGCTCTCGAGGCGAAAGATTCTCGGTCGCCGGTCCCTCGAGAAGTTCGCCATCCGGGTCGAACCGCGAGCCGTGACAGGGACAGTCCCAGCTACACTCGGCGTCGTTCCACTCGACCAGACAGTACATGTGCGGACAGACGGCGGACGTCGCGTAGAGCGTTCCGTCATCGTCCCGCGCGCAGGCGACCGGCGTTCCACGGTGTCGGAACACGCGGCCCTCGCCCGTCTCGAGCGTCGAGAGATCCGGAGAGAGCATCGTCCGAAGCCACTCGGTCGCGAACTCGCTCGCGGCGTCGGCGTTTTCCGTGACCGTCGAGGCGAGCGACGCCGTCGGCGTCAGTCGTAGCGGATCGAACAGACCGGCCGCAGCCGGCCGTTCTCCATCGATCAACTCGGCAAGCAGACGGCCGGCGGCGACGCCGTTGGTCATTCCCCAGCCGCGAAAGCCGGTCGCGACGAACACGTTCTCGGTTCCCGGCCCGGCCCGACCGATGAGCGGAACCCTGTCCGCCGTCTGGTAGTCCTGCGTCGACCATCGGTAGTCGACCGACGTGATCGGAAACCGCTCGCGCGCCCAGCGAAGCAGCCGCCGGTAGCGCTCTTCGGTCGATCCCCCCTGTCCCGTCTTGTGGTTCTCTCCGCCGACGAGCAACAGTTCACCGTCGTCATCGCGGTGCGTGCGCACCGATCGGTAGTTGTCTCCCGGGCGGTAATACATCCCATCGGGAGGTCGCCCGTCCATCCGGAGGCCGAGGACGTACGAGCGCCTGGGATGCATCCGCGCGAAGTAGCCCGCCCGATCGAGGATCGGAAAGCCGGTCGCGAGAACGACCCGCCGCGCCGTGAGGGCCGCTCGGTCGAGGCGAACGCGACAGGGCGAGCCGGGCTCGAGATCCGTAACGCGGGTGTTCTCGAGGACTGCTGCACCCTCGTCGGCGCGAAGCTCGGCCGTGATTCCGAGGAGGTATTTCCGCGGGTGGAACCAGGCCTGCTCGTCGAACCGGACGCCCGCCTGGGCGCGCTCGAACGGCGGCACCGAGGTAACCGACGTCGCGGACAGCCCCGCCCCTGTCGCAGCGTCGGCCTCGCGTTCCATCTCGTCGCGTTCGTTACCGTAGAGATACGAGGGCTGTCGTTCGAATCCACAATCGATCTCCAGCGCCTCGATCCGTTCCTCGACGGTGTCGATCGCCGCCTCCTGGACGGCCGCGTACCGGCTTGCTGTACGTCTCCCGAACTCCCGGCGGAGGTGATCGTAGATGAGCCCGTGCTGACTGGTGAGTTTCGCCGTCGACTTCCCGGTGACGCCAGTCGCGACGCGATCGCGCTCGAGAACCGCGACCGTCAGTCCGCGCTCGCGTAACTCGATCGCCGTCGAGAGCCCGGCGATTCCCGCGCCGACGATCGCGACATCGACTGACCGATCTCCCTCGAGCGGACCGCGAGACGGCGGCCCGTCACAGTTGTCCTCCGATCGACCGTCACCGTCTCCACAGGGACCGTCTCTCGTCTCGCCGGTCTCGCGCGTGCTCGCCAGCCAGGGTGAAGTCGACTCACCGGGGAGATCATCGGGGCAACGAAATTCGGACATCGAACGTCCGGTCGTACGTCAGCGCCGGGCAAAAAACGGATGGGCGACGATGCAGGCTCGCAGGTCGACGCTCACTCGAGGACGCCGGGTAGCTCGTTGATCGACTCGAGAACCATCGACGCGCCGTCCTCGTCGAACGTTCGTCGGCCGTCGACACCGGTAAGCCCGCCGGTCAGGACGCCGACGCCGTGATACGTTCGGTCCGGATCCGCTTCGTCCGCATTGGCCGCCGTCCGCACGTCGTCCAGGGTGTCCCCGACGAAGACGACGGTGTGGGCGTCGAAGCGTTCTGCGAGCGTCGTCAACGCCTTCGGGTGTGGCTTTCCTTCCTCCCAGTCGTCCATCGTAAACCGGTGGTCGAGCGGAAGGGTCGCCTCGAGACCCACCTGTTCGAGGGCGATCCCTGCCTCGTTCTCGGGACGGCCGGTCAGAATTCCGACGTCGTAGCGTTCTGTGAGACGTTCCCGGGTCGATTCTTCGAGCAAGACCGGCTCGTCGTGGATAAATCCGCGCGTCTGGAGTTCGGGCTCGCCGCCTTCGATGGTGCGGTACAGATCGGTCCCGAGATACAGCTGTTGGAAGACGTCTCGAAGGTGCTCGCGATCCCATCGATCGTGGACGCGCTGGTTCGCGCGGGCACCGATCGCGTCGCGAACGACGGCCTCGGCCGCGGCGACTCCCCCGCCTTCCGCGGCGATTCGATCGGTGTACTCGTCGATCGACTCGTCGTAGCCTTCGCTGGTCGCGATAACGTAGAGCGCGGCCGCGTCGGTCAGCAGCCAGTCGTTGTTGAACCCGCCCGCGTTCTTGAACTGTTGGATGTCTTCTTTGCGGATCGTTCGGTCGTAGACGCGCTCGATCGACTCGAGGATCGCCCGCCGGTAGGAGTCCGCGACGTCGACGAGTACGCCGTCCACGTCGAGCACAACGGCATCAGCGTTCATACGTCACTGCAGGACCTGGACGTGATAAAGGCGGTCGGTTTCGGTTTTCCGGGGCACGGTCGCTGTATCGATTTCCCTGCACAACCTCGATGACCTACGGTTGCACCGATAAATCGTTCCAACAGGCCGTATCAATCGTCGAGAACGGCCTGTGAGTCGTCTCTCGGACGGTAGTCTAGTTCGAGCATCGTTTCTGCGAGCGAGAGAAACCTCTCTGCGTTATCGGAGATGGCGTGGGCGGTCAGGGGTGATCTCTCGAGGGTGTGGGTCGCCGCGGCTTCGATAACCCGCCGGCAGTCCTCGGGACTGAGCCACATCGCCCGGGCGTACCGTTCGCCGGCACCGTCGCGTTCTGTACACTCGGATCTCAGCTCTTTTCGGCTGAGTAACCAGCCGATCCGCAGGTTGACCACGTCCAGTCCGTGTCGCTTCGCGTAGTACGACCCCATCGCTTCCCCGAAGACCTTGGTAACGCCGTAGTAGGTGTCCGGATCCGGCGGATCGGCCGGTCGGACGACCGCCGGCGTCCCCACCGTCGACTCCGGTCGGACCGGCGAGGAAGTGTTCCCCATGTTGACCGCGTGGTTCGAACTCGCAAAGACCACCCGCTCGAGGTCGTTTTCCAGGGCGCTCGCGTAGACGTTGTAGAGACCTTCGACGTTCGGTCCTGACACCGCGTCCCACTTCGCGCGGGGATCGGGGTTGGCAGCCAGATGTATGACGACATCCTGACCCTCGAGTGCCTCGAGAACGGCGTCGCGCTCTGCGATCTCGATCGGCGTCGTCTCGAGGTCGTCCGTCTCGCTGTGAGAAAAGAGCGTCAGATCGTGATCGTCCGATGATAGCGCCTCGATGGCTTCCCGTCCGACGGATCCGGATGCACCGGTGATCGCGATGTCGGTCATACGGTTGATGACAGCGACCGGATGGAAATAGGTCGGGCCGGCGCGTTCCGGCCGTAATCGCCGGATTCGCGGACGGCGTCGTTACGGAGAATCAGAAAAAAGCCTCGCGTTCACTTCGGAGAGGACGTCAAAGCAGTTCCGGAAGCGCGGTCAGGGAGTCGATGTCGTGTTGTGGTTCCGTCGGCGGATCGGCTGCGAGGCGGTGGTCGCGTCGGACGAACGCGACGTCGACCCCGGCCGCCTCGGATGCCACCACGTCGACGGGGCTATCACCGACGTAGAGGGGGTCCGTCGCGCCCAGGTCGTCGATCGCTCGCTCGAGGTAGTACGGAGCCGGCTTCTTTCGTTCGATTCCTTCGAGGGTTGGCTCCCGGCCGTACCAGACTTCGAACCCGTCGAGTTCACAGTGTTCGAGGATATTAGCGATCGTCCGGTGTTGGTTGTTGCTCACGATCGCCGTCGGGACGTCGATGGAGTCGACGGCTTCGACGTCGTCGTATCGCCGTTTTCGTCCGGTGAGGATCTCCTCGAGCTGGGCCTCGACCGCCGCTCGTTCGCGTGCCGTCCAGAGGGTCGCCGGATCGACCTCGTGGCCGGCGGCGATCCGCCGGAGTTCGGAGAGGGTCGGTCCCAGAAGTGTTTCGACGTGCTCCCGTGGTGGATCCGCCACGCCGACGTCATCGAAGGCGCTCGCGATCGCTGCGAGCAGCACGTCCCGGTCGGTCGGCGTCGTCAACACGCCGTCGTTGTCGAAGACGACCGCGTCGTAGTTCGTTCCCATTGATCTCGAGACCGTCTACGCACCCGGGGGTTTTCGACGTTGCGTCATTCGTTTCTACCGACGGCGCTCCGACCGCCGCCGACCGTCCGGCGCTTGGCCCACCCTGAAGTTCAAATACTGACGCGCGGCCAGAGTCGACGATGTACGACGACACCAGTCCCGGCAATCCGTCGAGAGCCGGCGGACCCGACCGCATGCGAGGAGGTGCCTCCGGTGGGGCATAGAGCGCTCGTGGCCTACCGCCGCGCCGACCGACTCTTCGATCTTCGGTACAGCCACTGGGGCGGTCAGAATCTATCGCTTGCCGCGGAGATCAGTGCCGAATCACCGCTCGCGAACGGTGCGATCGGAGCCGACGTCCTGGGCGATTCGATCGCTCGCGAACGGATCCTCCCGGATTTTCTCGACCCGTGCGTCCACGAAATGCTTTATTTCGTCGTTCCGGACCGCGAGTACGCCGTGACCGCCTACCGGGTCTGCTGGCTCGAGTGGGGCGACGGTCGCGACCAGGGCCGCGGTGCGATCGTCGAGACTGCCGTCGATGACGACCGCGACGTCAGGACCTGGTTTCTAGCGACCAAGACGACGCTCGCTGACGTCGTCGAAATGGGGGCGCTTTCCCGTCGGGCCGCTCAGGCGTACCTCGAGTCCCGGATCTGTGAGAACGACGGGATCGTATACACCTACGGCGACCCCCTCGAGACCGATTCGGAGTACACGCCGAGGCCGGACTCATGGCTCGAGGACGATAGTCAGCGGTGCGGGAGAAACGACGAGAACCGGTGAGCGATCTCGAGTTGGTCACTCGTTCCAGCGGGCGTCCGCGAGCGTTCGCTGGACGACCTCGTGTCCGACGGCCGAAGCGAGCGTCTCGAAGCCGACGCGCTCGCTTCGGTCGGAGGCGTTCGCGACCAGCCGCGAGACGATGAACTCCGGTGTCGATCGGCCGACGGTATCGAATCGCGGCTGATAGTCGACCAGCAACTCGAGGTCCGGACTCAGCCCCTCTGCGAAAATACCGTCGACGCGCGCCTGCGGCGGCAGCGGCTCTAGATCGTCCGCGAGATGGGTGACGAACACGCCGAGTGCGTCCCGGTCGACCGAGAGGGTGACCAGTCCGTGCAACAGGTCGGCCGCGCTCCCCGGTTCGGTGATCGCCTCGAACTCGTCGACGAGCATGAGCGTTCGTCCGCCCGACGACAGCGGCGGGACGATCGAGCGCAACGTCGACTCGAGGACGCCGGCGTTGAAACTCGCGTGGCGACGGTGGAAGACCAGCGAGTCGACGGGCGTCACCTCGGCTCGCTCGGCGGGTACCGGAAGTCCCATCGACGCGAGCAAGACGACCTGACAGAGCGTCTCGAGGAGCGTCGTCTTTCCGCCGCTGTTCGCACCGGTCAGGACGGCGATCCGTTCGTCGCCGGGCTCGTGGTCCTCGAGTCCGGAACCTTCGAGCCCGCGATCACCGAGCGCGTACGTTACCGGCTGAACGTTCGCTTCGTCTCGAGCGACGAGCGAGAGGTTTCGAGCACCGACGACGGAGACGGTGGCACGCTCGTCACCGTCCCCGCCGACGAACGTTGGCCGCGTACAGTCGTACTCGAGTGCAAACCGCGCGAGTGAGAGCTGAAGGGCGATCTC
Proteins encoded:
- a CDS encoding HAD family hydrolase is translated as MGTNYDAVVFDNDGVLTTPTDRDVLLAAIASAFDDVGVADPPREHVETLLGPTLSELRRIAAGHEVDPATLWTARERAAVEAQLEEILTGRKRRYDDVEAVDSIDVPTAIVSNNQHRTIANILEHCELDGFEVWYGREPTLEGIERKKPAPYYLERAIDDLGATDPLYVGDSPVDVVASEAAGVDVAFVRRDHRLAADPPTEPQHDIDSLTALPELL
- a CDS encoding FAD-dependent oxidoreductase, with product MSEFRCPDDLPGESTSPWLASTRETGETRDGPCGDGDGRSEDNCDGPPSRGPLEGDRSVDVAIVGAGIAGLSTAIELRERGLTVAVLERDRVATGVTGKSTAKLTSQHGLIYDHLRREFGRRTASRYAAVQEAAIDTVEERIEALEIDCGFERQPSYLYGNERDEMEREADAATGAGLSATSVTSVPPFERAQAGVRFDEQAWFHPRKYLLGITAELRADEGAAVLENTRVTDLEPGSPCRVRLDRAALTARRVVLATGFPILDRAGYFARMHPRRSYVLGLRMDGRPPDGMYYRPGDNYRSVRTHRDDDGELLLVGGENHKTGQGGSTEERYRRLLRWARERFPITSVDYRWSTQDYQTADRVPLIGRAGPGTENVFVATGFRGWGMTNGVAAGRLLAELIDGERPAAAGLFDPLRLTPTASLASTVTENADAASEFATEWLRTMLSPDLSTLETGEGRVFRHRGTPVACARDDDGTLYATSAVCPHMYCLVEWNDAECSWDCPCHGSRFDPDGELLEGPATENLSPREPPDV
- a CDS encoding TIGR01548 family HAD-type hydrolase → MNADAVVLDVDGVLVDVADSYRRAILESIERVYDRTIRKEDIQQFKNAGGFNNDWLLTDAAALYVIATSEGYDESIDEYTDRIAAEGGGVAAAEAVVRDAIGARANQRVHDRWDREHLRDVFQQLYLGTDLYRTIEGGEPELQTRGFIHDEPVLLEESTRERLTERYDVGILTGRPENEAGIALEQVGLEATLPLDHRFTMDDWEEGKPHPKALTTLAERFDAHTVVFVGDTLDDVRTAANADEADPDRTYHGVGVLTGGLTGVDGRRTFDEDGASMVLESINELPGVLE
- a CDS encoding NAD-dependent epimerase/dehydratase family protein — translated: MTDIAITGASGSVGREAIEALSSDDHDLTLFSHSETDDLETTPIEIAERDAVLEALEGQDVVIHLAANPDPRAKWDAVSGPNVEGLYNVYASALENDLERVVFASSNHAVNMGNTSSPVRPESTVGTPAVVRPADPPDPDTYYGVTKVFGEAMGSYYAKRHGLDVVNLRIGWLLSRKELRSECTERDGAGERYARAMWLSPEDCRRVIEAAATHTLERSPLTAHAISDNAERFLSLAETMLELDYRPRDDSQAVLDD
- a CDS encoding DUF6735 family protein, whose protein sequence is MGHRALVAYRRADRLFDLRYSHWGGQNLSLAAEISAESPLANGAIGADVLGDSIARERILPDFLDPCVHEMLYFVVPDREYAVTAYRVCWLEWGDGRDQGRGAIVETAVDDDRDVRTWFLATKTTLADVVEMGALSRRAAQAYLESRICENDGIVYTYGDPLETDSEYTPRPDSWLEDDSQRCGRNDENR
- a CDS encoding glycerophosphodiester phosphodiesterase; its protein translation is MDTPAVIAHRGYAGVAPENTIGAAVRAAERSETSMIEIDVQPAECGTPVVIHDERLEGARDGRPLTDATGLVRDASRSKLAETRVLGTRESVPTLASLLEAVPATVGLNVELKNPGTASLRFSESLPQDERDGRRECWRPFVERVVSDCHGFGGEVLFSSFCEGAIAAVRDVDPKYAVAPLIWDDLEAGLEIARRYDCEAIHPPRNAITGSALATTKYAGFPPDEPAIDVLEIAHDEGRAVNVWTIETWHGFADLAAAGVDGIIADYPGLGTFSRDDRDS